One Candidatus Dependentiae bacterium DNA window includes the following coding sequences:
- the nusA gene encoding transcription termination factor NusA, with protein MKLSHVIDELFEERGLDRTVVSTIISEGMLAAYKKKYPDLPISVNYNKKTDEIEISSQKEVVNSVEDEDTQISLRKARALTDSAELGASIDVPFEKPIGRIEILKAKQVIAQKIRSIEATAVYEEFKSKENTIVHGIVHKCEHNGITVKLQDTLAFLPKSLTIPGDKCVIGYTIRALLKEVLPEPRNENQLILDRTSTDFLRKLFELEVPEVFEKLVEIKKVVRAPGYKSKIIVVSHDKNIDPVGTLVGVGGARIKPILRELGSEKIDIIGLSRSLEDLVKDALKPAEVNRVDLIDNKNAEVWLDEDQRSIAIGKMGQNIALASQLTGMNIHLVKSDLDDESRSSARESYDESYGE; from the coding sequence GTGAAACTGTCGCACGTAATAGACGAACTTTTTGAAGAAAGAGGACTTGATAGGACTGTTGTAAGTACTATCATTTCTGAAGGCATGCTTGCAGCTTATAAAAAAAAGTATCCTGATTTGCCTATAAGTGTAAACTACAACAAAAAAACTGATGAGATAGAAATATCAAGTCAAAAAGAAGTAGTTAACAGTGTAGAAGATGAAGATACACAAATAAGTTTGCGTAAAGCACGTGCTCTTACTGATTCAGCTGAGCTTGGTGCTAGTATTGATGTACCTTTTGAAAAGCCAATTGGTCGTATTGAGATTCTTAAAGCAAAACAAGTTATTGCTCAAAAAATCCGTTCTATTGAAGCAACTGCAGTATACGAAGAATTTAAATCTAAAGAAAACACTATTGTTCATGGCATTGTGCATAAGTGTGAACATAACGGTATTACCGTAAAGCTTCAAGATACTCTTGCTTTTTTGCCTAAGTCGCTTACTATACCCGGTGATAAATGCGTTATTGGTTATACTATTCGAGCATTGCTTAAAGAAGTTTTACCTGAACCTCGTAATGAAAATCAGCTTATTCTTGATCGTACTTCTACCGATTTTTTAAGGAAACTTTTTGAATTAGAAGTACCAGAAGTGTTTGAAAAGCTGGTTGAAATAAAAAAAGTAGTACGAGCTCCAGGATATAAATCAAAAATAATTGTTGTATCTCATGATAAAAATATTGATCCTGTCGGTACTCTTGTAGGAGTTGGAGGAGCACGTATAAAGCCCATACTACGTGAATTGGGTAGTGAAAAAATTGATATTATCGGCTTAAGCCGTTCGCTTGAAGATTTGGTTAAAGATGCGCTAAAGCCTGCAGAAGTTAATCGTGTTGACTTGATTGATAACAAAAATGCTGAAGTATGGTTGGATGAAGATCAACGATCAATAGCTATTGGTAAGATGGGTCAAAATATTGCTTTAGCTTCACAGCTTACTGGAATGAATATCCATTTGGTAAAAAGTGATTTAGATGATGAATCTCGCTCTTCTGCACGTGAATCTTATGACGAATCTTATGGTGAATAA